A region of the Paracoccaceae bacterium genome:
CGGTTCGGCGCAGAGCGCCAGCGCGATCACCACGCGCTGCCGCATGCCGCCGGAATACTGGTGCGGGTAGGTGTCGATGCGTTTCTCGGGGGCCGGGATGCCGACGCGGCGCAGCCAGTCGATTGCGCGTTCGCGGGCTTCCGCCCGGGACAGCGGCAGGTGGGTGCGGATGGTCTCGACCAGCTGCTCGCCCACGGTCAGCACCGGGTTGAGGCTGGTCAGCGGGTCCTGGAAGATCGCGCCGATGCGGCGGCCGCGGATGCGGCGCATCGCGTCGGGGGACAGGTTGTCGATGCGTTGCCCCTCGAGCAGGATGCGGCCCCCGGCGATGCGGCCGGGCGGTTCGATCAGGCCGATGATGGCGGCGCCCGTCATCGACTTGCCCGCGCCGCTTTCGCCGACCATTCCGAGGATCTCGCCGGGGGCGACGGTCAGGGTGACGTCCTCGATGGCATTGGTGCTGCCGGTGCGCGACGGGAAGGCGACGGTGAGGTTCTCGACGGAAAGCAGGGTCATGGCGGGTTACCTCAGCTTCGGGTTCAGCGCGTCGCGCAGCCAGTCGCCCATCAGGTTGACGGCAAGGACCAGCACGACAAGGACGACGGAGGGAAAGATCACCACCCACCAGATGCCCGAGAACAGGTATTCGTTCCCGATGCGGATGAGGGTGCCGAGCGAGGGCTGGGTGGCGGGCATGCCGACGCCCAGGAAGGACAGCGTCGCCTCGGTCAGCACGGCCATGCCGAGGTTGATCGTGGCGATGACGAGGACCGGGCCCAGGACATTGGGCAGGATGTGGTGCCACATGATGCCCGCGCCCGAGACGCCGTTGATGCGCGCGGCCTGCACGTATTCCTTCTGCCGCTCGACCATGGTCGAGCCGCGCACGGTGCGGGCGTACTGCACCCAGTTGGTCAGCCCGATGGCGAGGATCAGCACCCAGATCGCCGCCTCCTGGTGCTGCGAGGGGGGCAGGATGCCGCGGGCGATGCCGTTGACCAGAAGCGCCACGAGGATCGCGGGGAAGCTGAGCAGGATGTCGGCGAAGCGCATGATCGCGCCGTCGATCCAGCCGCCCACGAAGCCGCCCAGCAGCCCCAGCGAGATGCCGATGGCGGCGGCCAGCGCGACGCTGGCAAAGCCCACCAGCAGCGACAGGCGCAGGCCGTAGAGGATGGAGGAATAGACATCGCGC
Encoded here:
- a CDS encoding ABC transporter ATP-binding protein: MTLLSVENLTVAFPSRTGSTNAIEDVTLTVAPGEILGMVGESGAGKSMTGAAIIGLIEPPGRIAGGRILLEGQRIDNLSPDAMRRIRGRRIGAIFQDPLTSLNPVLTVGEQLVETIRTHLPLSRAEARERAIDWLRRVGIPAPEKRIDTYPHQYSGGMRQRVVIALALCAEPRLIIADEPTTALDVSVQAQIIALLRRLTRETGAAVILVTHDMGVIAETADRVAVMYAGRLVEVGAVAEVLESPRHPYTAGLMASIPRIGPRPDRLPQIEGAMPRPANRPAGCAFAPRCPRRIDRCATIRPELVTTGARATACHLTEEVPA
- a CDS encoding ABC transporter permease, with the protein product MSAALSPLARVWASDVGWSFRRSWTARISAVLIVILFAAAALAPLLATQNPYDISQLSLFDSELPPAWVDGGDPRYLLGTDTQARDVYSSILYGLRLSLLVGFASVALAAAIGISLGLLGGFVGGWIDGAIMRFADILLSFPAILVALLVNGIARGILPPSQHQEAAIWVLILAIGLTNWVQYARTVRGSTMVERQKEYVQAARINGVSGAGIMWHHILPNVLGPVLVIATINLGMAVLTEATLSFLGVGMPATQPSLGTLIRIGNEYLFSGIWWVVIFPSVVLVVLVLAVNLMGDWLRDALNPKLR